A DNA window from Mycobacterium sp. IDR2000157661 contains the following coding sequences:
- a CDS encoding oxygenase MpaB family protein: MTSDRYRITARRRTARWDTGPVTAADAMDFWAFAAGAANVIMQLSRPEVGHGVAESKVDSGNLLKHPWKRARTTFQYLAVAVLGTADDRAAFRAAVDTSHRHVKSGPGSPIRYSAFDRDLQMWVAACLFVGLEDTYQLLRGEMTSEQAEQFYRSAWPLGTTLQVTEDQWPPTRAEFDDYWQAACLQVSIDDRVRGYLLDLIDLRMINPLLGLPFRPLLKFLTAGFLAPVFREAMGLRWSATRQYLFESLFRTVAFVNRFLPVLVRQGGTYLLLADVRRRVRGQRALV; the protein is encoded by the coding sequence ATGACGTCGGACCGGTACCGGATCACCGCGCGTCGGCGTACGGCGCGCTGGGACACTGGGCCGGTCACCGCCGCAGACGCCATGGACTTCTGGGCCTTCGCCGCCGGCGCGGCCAACGTGATCATGCAGTTGTCCCGGCCGGAAGTCGGTCACGGTGTCGCCGAAAGCAAGGTCGACAGCGGCAACCTGCTCAAACATCCGTGGAAGCGGGCCAGGACGACCTTCCAGTACCTGGCGGTCGCGGTTCTCGGCACAGCGGATGACCGCGCCGCGTTCCGCGCGGCGGTCGACACCTCCCACCGTCACGTCAAGTCCGGTCCGGGCAGTCCCATTCGGTACAGTGCCTTCGACCGGGATTTGCAGATGTGGGTCGCTGCTTGCCTTTTCGTAGGACTCGAGGACACCTATCAGCTCCTGCGCGGTGAGATGACGTCCGAACAGGCCGAGCAGTTCTACCGCTCGGCATGGCCGTTGGGCACCACGCTGCAGGTCACCGAGGACCAGTGGCCGCCGACGAGAGCAGAGTTCGACGACTACTGGCAGGCCGCGTGCCTGCAAGTCTCGATCGATGACCGGGTGCGTGGTTATCTGCTCGACCTCATCGACCTGCGGATGATCAACCCGCTGCTGGGGTTGCCGTTCCGGCCGCTGCTGAAGTTCCTCACCGCCGGGTTCCTGGCGCCGGTGTTCCGCGAGGCGATGGGTCTGCGCTGGAGTGCAACCCGCCAGTACCTGTTCGAATCGCTCTTCCGCACAGTCGCGTTCGTCAACAGGTTCCTGCCCGTGTTGGTCCGGCAGGGCGGCACCTACCTGCTGTTGGCCGACGTGCGTCGCCGCGTGCGCGGACAACGTGCGCTGGTATGA
- a CDS encoding DUF7782 domain-containing protein translates to MADDLRSARYTTDAVAELLGADVAAAFARGVWWPAQRATERAVDSLDRPRLAVIVRLFLLGTDEPAERVQAALPTAGVDALVANGVVEATPSGRLRAALDFRPHSAVSSAGEQNFLVVSDLDAAMRAGPVRRDHVLGIGGASVSLARAMIRTPAERALDLGTGCGIQSLHLNGHCADIVATDTSARALALAEATARLNGMSWDLRCGSLFEPVAGERFDLIVSNPPFVVGAGAREYLYRDSGVIGDTLCESLIRQTADHLRAGGTAQVMANWIVRDGQDWGHRVRGWLADTGLHAWVVQRELADPVSYVSLWTSDAGEPPEKAAHRGGQWLDWFAEEGIAAVGMGVITLRAPRSGEHRPAEHVLEDIVGADEALTGPEVEAFFARREFLHATDDSELLAARLSTAPVFLEEHYLPGGDGWQSVGATVRRPGGPGAVVGVDEVGRALFAGCRGEVPLGTLIELLAVVHGVDTDALATAALPMVREAIARGILHQAQ, encoded by the coding sequence ATGGCCGACGACCTGCGCTCGGCGCGCTACACCACCGATGCGGTGGCCGAACTGCTCGGCGCGGACGTCGCCGCGGCGTTCGCCCGCGGGGTGTGGTGGCCGGCGCAGCGCGCGACCGAGCGTGCCGTCGACAGCCTCGACCGGCCGCGACTGGCCGTGATCGTGCGACTGTTCCTGCTCGGCACCGACGAACCCGCCGAGCGGGTGCAGGCGGCGCTGCCCACCGCGGGCGTGGACGCCCTGGTCGCCAACGGTGTCGTCGAAGCGACGCCGTCGGGCCGGCTGCGCGCCGCCCTCGACTTCCGCCCGCACAGCGCGGTGAGCTCCGCAGGCGAGCAAAACTTCCTGGTGGTGTCGGATCTCGACGCCGCGATGCGCGCCGGCCCGGTGCGACGCGACCATGTGCTGGGCATCGGCGGTGCATCGGTGTCGCTGGCGCGCGCAATGATTCGGACACCGGCCGAGCGTGCACTGGATCTCGGCACCGGCTGCGGCATCCAGTCCCTGCACCTCAACGGCCACTGCGCCGACATCGTCGCCACCGACACCAGCGCGCGGGCGCTCGCACTGGCCGAAGCGACGGCGCGGCTCAACGGCATGTCGTGGGATCTGCGCTGCGGCAGCCTGTTCGAGCCCGTCGCCGGCGAACGATTCGACCTGATCGTCTCGAACCCACCGTTCGTGGTGGGTGCCGGCGCTCGCGAATACCTCTACCGGGACTCCGGTGTCATCGGAGACACGTTGTGTGAGAGTTTGATTCGGCAGACCGCCGACCACCTGCGTGCGGGCGGCACCGCACAGGTCATGGCGAACTGGATCGTGCGCGACGGCCAGGACTGGGGCCACCGCGTGCGCGGATGGTTGGCGGACACCGGCCTCCACGCCTGGGTGGTGCAGCGCGAACTCGCCGATCCGGTCAGCTACGTGTCGCTGTGGACATCCGATGCCGGTGAGCCTCCCGAGAAGGCGGCGCACCGTGGCGGTCAGTGGCTGGACTGGTTCGCCGAGGAGGGCATCGCCGCCGTCGGCATGGGCGTGATCACGCTGCGTGCCCCGCGTTCGGGCGAACACCGCCCAGCCGAGCACGTGCTGGAAGACATCGTCGGCGCCGACGAGGCGCTCACCGGACCAGAGGTCGAGGCGTTCTTCGCCCGCCGGGAGTTCCTGCACGCTACCGACGACTCCGAACTGCTGGCGGCGCGCTTGTCGACGGCCCCGGTGTTCCTCGAGGAGCATTACCTGCCCGGCGGGGACGGCTGGCAGTCGGTCGGCGCGACGGTGCGCCGACCGGGTGGTCCCGGCGCCGTCGTCGGCGTCGACGAGGTCGGACGTGCGTTGTTCGCGGGCTGCCGGGGTGAGGTGCCGCTGGGCACGCTGATCGAACTGCTTGCCGTCGTCCACGGGGTGGACACCGACGCGCTGGCGACCGCGGCGCTGCCGATGGTGCGCGAGGCCATCGCGCGCGGCATCCTCCATCAGGCGCAGTGA
- a CDS encoding SOS response-associated peptidase — protein sequence MCGRFAVTTDPALLAEKIKAIDETMAATKGDDAGPGAGPNYTAGPNYNVAPTTTISAVVKRHTEPDDESTRRVRSMRWGLVPPWAKTTDEGGPETKGPLLINARSEKLTTSPVFRTSARNKRCLVPMDGWYEWQKKGDAKGPKTPYYMYAGDGEPLFMAGLWSTWRPREGSAAASSEPPLLSCTIITTDAAGQLAEIHDRMPLTISADDWDRWLDPDAPIDEGLLRGHGDLDRVEIREVSRLVNNVRNNGPELIEPVKPEPRQGTLL from the coding sequence ATGTGTGGACGATTCGCGGTAACCACGGACCCGGCGCTGCTGGCCGAGAAGATCAAGGCGATCGACGAGACCATGGCGGCGACCAAGGGGGACGACGCTGGGCCGGGCGCCGGACCGAACTACACCGCCGGACCGAACTACAACGTAGCGCCGACCACAACCATCAGCGCCGTCGTCAAGCGCCACACCGAGCCCGACGACGAATCAACCCGGCGGGTGCGGTCGATGCGGTGGGGTCTGGTGCCGCCGTGGGCCAAGACCACCGACGAGGGCGGGCCGGAAACCAAGGGGCCGTTGCTCATCAACGCGCGCTCGGAAAAGCTGACCACCTCGCCGGTGTTCCGCACCTCCGCAAGGAACAAGCGCTGCCTGGTGCCGATGGACGGCTGGTACGAGTGGCAGAAGAAGGGTGACGCGAAGGGGCCGAAGACCCCGTACTACATGTACGCCGGTGACGGTGAGCCGCTGTTCATGGCGGGACTGTGGTCGACGTGGCGGCCCCGTGAAGGCTCGGCCGCAGCGTCGTCAGAACCGCCCCTGCTGAGTTGCACGATCATCACCACCGACGCCGCAGGTCAGCTCGCCGAGATCCATGACCGGATGCCGCTGACCATCAGCGCCGATGACTGGGACCGCTGGCTGGACCCCGACGCGCCGATCGACGAGGGTCTGCTACGCGGCCACGGTGACCTCGACCGCGTCGAGATCCGGGAGGTGTCACGCCTGGTGAACAACGTGCGCAACAACGGGCCGGAGCTGATCGAGCCGGTGAAGCCCGAACCCCGACAGGGCACGCTGCTTTGA
- the aroA gene encoding 3-phosphoshikimate 1-carboxyvinyltransferase, whose product MSNWPAPSTTIPVHATVTVPGSKSQTNRALVLAALATPQGRSTIDGALRSRDTDLMIGALQALGVTVDGRADELSVTGTLAPRDGARIDCGLAGTVLRFLPPVAALGTAAVTFDGDEQARARPIAPLLDALRGLGVDIDGDGLPFVVRGAGSVAGGTVEIDASASSQFVSGLLLSGAGFAEGLTIVHTGESVPSAPHVAMTVAMLRDAGVEVDDTRPNRWRVSPGPVAARHWDIEPDLSNAVPFLAAAVVSGGAVRLTGWPRVSTQPAEAIIAILKKVGSHVRHGDTYLEVQGALAYDGLDADLHKVGELAPAVAALAALATPGSVSRLSGIAHLRGHETDRLAALSAEINGLGGQCEETADGLVITARPLHGGVWRSYADHRMATAGAIVGLRVPDVEVADIDTTAKTLPDFPQLWTAMLAGQSSDLEANT is encoded by the coding sequence GTGAGCAACTGGCCAGCACCGTCGACGACGATTCCGGTGCACGCGACGGTCACCGTCCCGGGCTCGAAATCGCAGACCAACCGGGCGCTCGTGCTGGCGGCCCTGGCCACCCCACAGGGGCGTTCGACGATCGACGGCGCGCTGCGCAGCCGAGACACCGACCTGATGATCGGCGCGCTGCAGGCGCTCGGAGTGACGGTCGACGGCAGAGCCGACGAGCTGAGCGTGACCGGGACGCTCGCACCGCGCGACGGCGCGCGCATCGACTGCGGCCTGGCCGGCACCGTGCTGCGGTTCCTCCCGCCCGTCGCGGCGTTGGGCACGGCCGCGGTGACGTTCGACGGCGACGAGCAGGCCCGCGCACGGCCGATCGCACCGCTGCTCGACGCCCTGCGCGGCCTCGGGGTGGACATCGACGGCGACGGGTTGCCCTTCGTCGTGCGGGGCGCGGGGTCGGTCGCGGGCGGGACGGTGGAGATCGACGCGTCGGCCTCATCACAGTTCGTCTCGGGTCTGCTGCTCTCGGGTGCCGGGTTCGCCGAGGGGCTCACCATCGTGCACACCGGGGAGTCGGTGCCCTCGGCGCCGCACGTCGCCATGACGGTGGCCATGCTGCGCGACGCCGGGGTCGAGGTCGACGACACGCGCCCGAACAGGTGGCGGGTGTCGCCGGGGCCCGTCGCCGCCCGGCACTGGGACATCGAACCGGACCTGTCCAACGCGGTGCCGTTCCTGGCGGCCGCAGTGGTCAGCGGCGGGGCGGTGCGGCTGACCGGCTGGCCGCGGGTCAGCACGCAACCGGCCGAGGCGATCATCGCCATCTTGAAGAAGGTGGGATCGCATGTCCGCCACGGCGACACGTACCTCGAGGTGCAGGGCGCCCTGGCGTACGACGGTCTCGACGCCGACCTGCACAAGGTCGGCGAGTTGGCGCCGGCGGTGGCGGCCCTCGCTGCGCTGGCTACGCCCGGTTCGGTCTCGCGGCTGTCGGGCATCGCGCACTTGCGCGGTCATGAAACCGACCGGCTCGCAGCGCTTTCCGCGGAGATCAACGGCCTGGGCGGTCAGTGTGAGGAAACCGCCGACGGCCTGGTGATCACTGCGCGGCCACTGCACGGGGGAGTGTGGCGGTCCTACGCCGACCATCGGATGGCCACCGCGGGTGCCATCGTGGGACTGCGGGTGCCCGATGTCGAGGTGGCCGACATCGACACCACCGCCAAGACGCTGCCCGACTTCCCGCAGCTGTGGACGGCCATGCTGGCCGGCCAGTCATCCGATCTCGAGGCGAATACTTGA
- the rsgA gene encoding ribosome small subunit-dependent GTPase A, with amino-acid sequence MSPREYDESDVRVRPGRGSRPRTKTRPEHADAQEAMVVSVDRGRWGCALGGDPGRPVTAMRARELGRTPIVVGDDVDIVGDLSGRPDTLARIVRRGDRRTVLRRTADDTDPSERVVVANADQLLIVVALADPPPRTGLVERALIAAYAGGLKPILCLTKNDLAPAETFAAQFADLDLTVTTAGRDDPLDVVAPLLADQVTVLLGHSGVGKSTLVNRLVPQAHRTTGEVTDVGKGRHTSTQSVALPLGVGGWVVDTPGIRSFGLAHIEPDDVMLAFSDLADTIEECPRGCGHLGPPADPECALDTLTGAAATRAAAARRLLSTLREAAAY; translated from the coding sequence TTGAGCCCTCGCGAGTACGACGAGTCCGATGTCCGGGTCCGCCCCGGCCGTGGCTCGCGACCGCGAACCAAGACCAGGCCTGAGCATGCCGACGCGCAGGAAGCCATGGTGGTCTCCGTCGACCGGGGCCGGTGGGGCTGTGCGCTGGGCGGCGACCCCGGCCGCCCGGTCACGGCGATGCGGGCACGCGAACTGGGCCGCACCCCGATCGTCGTCGGCGACGACGTCGACATCGTCGGTGACCTGTCGGGCAGACCCGACACCCTGGCCCGCATCGTGCGGCGCGGTGACCGGCGAACGGTGTTGCGCCGCACCGCCGATGACACCGACCCCAGCGAGCGCGTCGTCGTCGCCAACGCCGACCAACTGCTGATCGTGGTGGCTCTGGCCGACCCGCCACCACGCACCGGGCTGGTCGAGCGCGCGCTGATCGCCGCTTACGCCGGTGGCCTGAAGCCGATCCTGTGCCTGACGAAGAACGATCTGGCGCCGGCCGAGACCTTCGCCGCGCAATTCGCCGACCTCGACCTGACCGTCACCACCGCCGGGCGCGACGATCCGCTCGACGTGGTGGCTCCCCTGCTGGCCGACCAGGTGACGGTGCTGCTCGGCCATTCCGGCGTCGGAAAGTCGACCCTCGTCAACCGCCTTGTGCCGCAGGCACATCGAACCACCGGCGAAGTCACCGACGTCGGCAAGGGCAGACACACCTCGACGCAGTCGGTGGCGCTGCCGCTGGGCGTCGGCGGCTGGGTCGTCGACACCCCCGGCATCCGGTCGTTCGGGCTGGCCCACATCGAACCCGACGACGTGATGCTGGCCTTCTCGGATCTGGCCGACACCATCGAGGAGTGTCCCCGCGGCTGCGGGCATCTCGGCCCGCCCGCCGATCCGGAGTGCGCGCTCGACACGCTGACCGGCGCGGCCGCCACCCGCGCCGCCGCGGCCAGGCGCCTGCTGTCCACGCTGCGCGAGGCGGCCGCCTACTAG
- a CDS encoding fatty acid desaturase family protein encodes MAITDVPEFAHLTDADIESLAVELDAIRQDIEDSRGAGDARYIHRTIAAQRALEIAARLTLAASSRRSAWWAGTVALGVAKIIENMEIGHNVMHGQWDWMNDPEIHSSTWEWDTTGASKHWRFTHNFMHHKYTNILGMDDDVGYGLIRVTRDAKWKPFNLGNLLYNTILALGFEWGIGLQHVELGKVFKGRDNRDESKIRAREFAVKAGGQVLKDYVAYPALTSLSPGATYSSTLKANAVANVIRNVWSNAVIFCGHFPDGAEKFTKTDMVGESKGHWYLRQMLGSANFEGGPALRFMSGNLCHQIEHHLYPDLPSNRLHEISVRVRQVCDKYDLPYTTGSFLLQYGKAWRTIAKLSLPDKYLADTADNAPETRSERMFAELEPAQRRGLKSAVAAVRARRREKRVQRQLAA; translated from the coding sequence ATGGCGATCACCGACGTTCCTGAGTTTGCGCATCTGACCGATGCGGACATCGAGAGTCTGGCCGTCGAGCTGGACGCGATCCGCCAGGACATCGAGGACTCCCGTGGCGCGGGCGATGCCCGCTACATCCACCGCACCATCGCCGCGCAGCGTGCGCTGGAGATCGCGGCCCGCCTGACGCTGGCCGCGAGCTCGCGCCGCTCGGCATGGTGGGCGGGCACCGTCGCGCTGGGTGTGGCCAAGATCATCGAGAACATGGAGATCGGCCACAACGTCATGCACGGCCAGTGGGACTGGATGAACGATCCCGAGATCCACTCGTCGACGTGGGAGTGGGATACCACCGGAGCGTCCAAGCACTGGCGGTTCACCCACAACTTCATGCATCACAAGTACACCAACATCCTCGGCATGGACGACGATGTGGGCTACGGGCTGATCCGGGTCACCCGCGACGCGAAGTGGAAGCCCTTCAACCTCGGCAACCTGCTCTACAACACGATTCTCGCCCTCGGCTTCGAATGGGGAATCGGGCTGCAGCACGTCGAGCTCGGCAAGGTCTTCAAGGGCAGGGACAACCGGGACGAGAGCAAGATCCGGGCACGTGAGTTCGCCGTCAAGGCGGGCGGACAGGTGCTCAAGGATTACGTCGCCTACCCCGCGCTGACCTCGCTGTCGCCGGGTGCCACATACTCCTCGACGCTCAAGGCCAATGCCGTCGCCAACGTCATCCGCAACGTGTGGTCCAACGCGGTGATCTTCTGCGGCCACTTCCCCGACGGCGCAGAGAAGTTCACCAAGACCGACATGGTGGGCGAGTCCAAGGGGCACTGGTATCTGCGCCAGATGCTGGGCAGCGCGAACTTCGAGGGTGGTCCGGCGCTGCGCTTCATGAGCGGCAACCTGTGCCACCAGATCGAGCACCACCTCTACCCGGACCTCCCGAGCAATCGCTTGCATGAGATCTCGGTGCGGGTGCGTCAGGTGTGCGACAAGTACGACCTGCCCTACACCACCGGGTCGTTCCTGCTGCAGTACGGCAAGGCGTGGCGGACCATCGCCAAGCTGTCGCTGCCCGACAAGTACCTGGCCGACACCGCCGACAACGCACCGGAGACCCGGAGCGAGCGGATGTTCGCCGAACTCGAACCGGCTCAGCGTCGTGGGCTGAAGTCGGCGGTGGCCGCCGTGCGGGCCCGCCGTCGCGAGAAGCGCGTCCAGCGACAGCTCGCCGCCTGA
- a CDS encoding ferredoxin reductase, which translates to MAKSSIKVSANVADTVRPTVAGAKHWNALRSIAARITTPLLPDDYLQLANPLWSARELRGRVLEVRRETEDSATLVIKPGWGFTLDYEPGQYIGIGVLIDGRWRWRSYSLTSAPALRTRGAQGIRSTRTITITVKAMPEGFLSTHLVGGVAPGTIVRLAAPQGNFVMPDPAPPKVLFLTGGSGITPVMSMLRTLARRGQITDIVHIHSAPTESDVMFATELAELARSQDGYRLRLRATRTEGRLELARLDDEVPDWRERHTWACGPGGMLDAAQRSWAAAGLAERLHLERFAMSRSAVHGQGGTVEFARSGKSVSVDAATPLMDAGEQAGIRMPFGCRMGICQSCVVGLLDGHVRDLRTGFEHEPGSRVQTCISAASGDCVLDV; encoded by the coding sequence ATGGCCAAGAGCTCGATCAAGGTGTCGGCCAATGTCGCCGACACGGTGCGGCCCACGGTCGCCGGTGCCAAGCACTGGAACGCGCTGCGCTCGATCGCGGCGCGGATCACCACGCCGCTGCTGCCCGACGACTATCTGCAGCTGGCCAACCCGCTGTGGAGCGCGCGTGAACTGCGCGGCCGGGTGCTCGAGGTGCGTCGCGAGACCGAGGACTCCGCGACGCTGGTCATCAAGCCGGGATGGGGTTTCACCCTCGACTACGAACCGGGGCAGTACATCGGCATCGGGGTGCTCATCGACGGGCGCTGGCGGTGGCGGTCCTACTCGCTGACCTCGGCCCCGGCACTGCGCACGCGAGGAGCACAAGGAATCCGGTCCACCCGCACGATCACCATCACCGTGAAGGCCATGCCCGAGGGGTTCCTGTCGACGCACCTCGTCGGCGGGGTGGCGCCCGGCACGATCGTGCGGTTGGCCGCGCCGCAGGGCAACTTCGTGATGCCCGACCCGGCGCCGCCGAAGGTGCTGTTCCTCACCGGCGGTTCCGGCATCACCCCGGTGATGTCGATGCTGCGCACCCTTGCCCGGCGCGGGCAGATCACCGACATCGTCCACATACATTCCGCGCCAACGGAATCCGATGTGATGTTCGCGACCGAACTCGCCGAGCTGGCCCGCTCCCAAGACGGATACCGACTCCGGCTGCGCGCGACCCGCACCGAGGGCCGCCTGGAGTTGGCCCGCCTGGACGACGAGGTGCCCGACTGGCGCGAGCGGCATACGTGGGCGTGTGGACCCGGCGGCATGCTGGACGCGGCGCAGCGGTCGTGGGCGGCCGCCGGACTGGCGGAACGACTGCACCTCGAGCGCTTCGCGATGTCGAGATCCGCGGTGCACGGCCAGGGCGGAACGGTCGAGTTCGCCCGCAGCGGCAAGTCGGTGTCAGTCGACGCCGCCACCCCGTTGATGGACGCCGGTGAGCAGGCCGGAATCAGGATGCCGTTCGGCTGCCGGATGGGTATTTGTCAGTCCTGCGTGGTGGGACTGCTCGACGGGCACGTCCGCGACCTGCGCACGGGATTCGAGCACGAACCGGGGAGTCGGGTGCAGACCTGCATCTCGGCGGCGTCGGGGGACTGTGTGCTCGACGTCTAA
- a CDS encoding DUF6912 family protein: MRVYVPATLAMLQRLVADRVLHARSGTAFAVTPALREAYAQGDQDELAEVALRDAALASLRLLAGEGVSDLPKRRAVLVAEVADVALRPDLDDAVVRLAGPIGFDDVIAAYVDNADAEAAVRPAIEAVDEADLGDEDAELTIGDAQDHDLAWYAPQELPFLLELL, translated from the coding sequence GTGCGTGTCTACGTCCCGGCGACTCTCGCCATGCTGCAGCGACTCGTCGCCGACCGGGTGCTGCACGCCCGCAGCGGAACCGCGTTCGCGGTGACGCCTGCACTGCGGGAGGCCTATGCGCAGGGTGACCAGGACGAGTTGGCCGAGGTCGCCCTGCGGGACGCGGCGCTGGCGTCGTTGCGGTTGTTGGCCGGTGAGGGTGTTTCGGATTTGCCGAAGAGGCGCGCGGTGCTGGTGGCCGAAGTCGCCGACGTCGCCCTGCGGCCGGATCTGGACGACGCGGTGGTGCGACTGGCCGGGCCCATCGGATTCGACGACGTGATCGCCGCCTACGTGGACAACGCCGACGCCGAGGCTGCGGTGCGGCCTGCGATCGAGGCCGTCGACGAGGCCGACCTCGGCGACGAGGATGCGGAGTTGACCATCGGCGACGCTCAGGACCACGACCTGGCCTGGTACGCGCCGCAGGAGCTGCCGTTCCTGCTCGAACTGCTCTGA
- a CDS encoding BCCT family transporter, giving the protein MTVTPENHRTNRAKAATERALKSPTDEVIPHPVLDQPIVAEADRRSRGVDWVVFGVTAVVAIGFLIWGFVSTESLATASGNALTWVMNTTGWLFVLTASGFVVFILWLAVGRYGNIPLGRDDEQPEFHGVSWVAMMFSAGMGIGLMFFGVAEPLSHFATPPPDTGPAGNPDAVQTAMATTLFHWTLHPWAIYAVVGLAIAYGVYRKGRLQLISAAFEPLIGARANGSWGKVIDMLAIFATLFGSAASLGLGALQIRSGLQLVAGIGETGNAILVMIIAVLTVAFVLSAVSGIARGIQWLSNINMVLALVLALFVFVVGPTVFILNLLPTGVGSYLADLAMMSARTGAEGSVVNEWLQSWTIFYWAWWVSWTPFVGMFIARISRGRTIRQFVGGVLLVPSLVSLVWFAVFGGAAIREQEGGVDLAGQESIEAQLFGLLDQYPLATIASVLVMVLVAIFFVSGADAASVVMGSLSEHGTIRPGRGMVIFWGVATGAVAAVMLLVGGQDALTGLQTITIIAALPFVVVMVGLAVALMRDLRRDPMVVRKQYAEQAVDTAVIHGVTAHGDDFIISVEKDPGSARNGDR; this is encoded by the coding sequence ATGACAGTTACCCCCGAGAACCACAGGACCAATAGGGCCAAGGCCGCCACCGAGAGGGCGCTGAAGTCGCCCACCGACGAGGTGATCCCGCACCCGGTGCTCGACCAGCCGATCGTGGCCGAAGCCGACCGCCGTTCGCGGGGTGTGGACTGGGTGGTGTTCGGCGTGACCGCCGTCGTCGCCATCGGCTTCCTGATCTGGGGCTTCGTCAGCACCGAATCGCTGGCTACCGCGTCGGGCAACGCGCTGACCTGGGTGATGAACACCACCGGGTGGCTGTTCGTGCTCACCGCATCGGGCTTCGTGGTGTTCATACTCTGGCTGGCCGTGGGCCGCTACGGGAACATCCCGCTGGGCCGCGACGACGAGCAGCCCGAGTTCCACGGCGTGTCGTGGGTGGCGATGATGTTCAGCGCCGGCATGGGCATCGGCCTGATGTTCTTCGGCGTGGCCGAACCGCTGTCGCACTTCGCGACGCCGCCGCCGGACACCGGCCCCGCGGGTAATCCGGACGCCGTGCAGACCGCGATGGCGACCACGTTGTTCCACTGGACCCTGCACCCGTGGGCCATCTACGCCGTCGTCGGGCTGGCCATCGCCTACGGCGTGTACCGCAAGGGCCGGCTGCAGCTGATCAGTGCGGCGTTCGAGCCGTTGATCGGCGCCCGCGCCAACGGGTCGTGGGGCAAGGTGATCGACATGCTGGCGATCTTCGCCACGCTGTTCGGGTCGGCCGCCTCACTGGGTCTGGGTGCCCTGCAGATCCGCAGCGGCCTGCAGCTGGTGGCCGGCATCGGCGAGACCGGCAACGCGATCCTGGTCATGATCATTGCGGTGCTCACCGTGGCGTTCGTGCTGTCGGCGGTCTCGGGCATCGCGCGCGGCATCCAATGGCTGTCCAACATCAACATGGTGCTGGCCCTTGTGCTCGCGTTGTTCGTCTTCGTCGTCGGCCCCACGGTGTTCATCCTCAACCTGCTGCCGACCGGTGTGGGCAGCTACCTGGCCGACCTCGCGATGATGTCGGCGCGCACCGGCGCCGAGGGTTCGGTGGTCAACGAGTGGCTGCAGTCGTGGACGATCTTCTACTGGGCCTGGTGGGTGTCGTGGACACCGTTCGTCGGGATGTTCATCGCGCGGATCTCGCGCGGGCGCACCATCCGCCAGTTCGTCGGCGGAGTGCTGCTGGTGCCGAGCCTGGTGTCGCTGGTGTGGTTCGCAGTGTTCGGCGGAGCCGCGATCCGCGAGCAGGAGGGCGGGGTGGACCTCGCCGGTCAGGAGAGCATCGAGGCGCAGCTTTTCGGTCTGCTCGACCAGTACCCGCTGGCGACGATCGCCAGCGTGCTGGTGATGGTGCTGGTCGCGATCTTCTTCGTCTCCGGCGCCGACGCCGCCTCGGTGGTGATGGGCTCGCTGTCCGAGCACGGCACCATCAGACCCGGGCGCGGCATGGTGATCTTCTGGGGCGTTGCGACCGGCGCCGTCGCCGCGGTGATGCTGCTCGTCGGCGGGCAGGATGCGTTGACCGGCCTGCAGACCATCACGATCATCGCGGCGCTGCCGTTCGTGGTCGTCATGGTCGGCCTGGCGGTCGCGCTCATGAGAGACCTGCGCCGCGACCCGATGGTGGTGCGCAAACAGTACGCGGAGCAGGCCGTCGACACCGCGGTGATCCACGGCGTCACCGCGCACGGCGACGACTTCATCATCTCGGTGGAGAAGGATCCGGGCAGCGCACGCAACGGGGACCGCTAA